In Danaus plexippus chromosome 6, MEX_DaPlex, whole genome shotgun sequence, a single window of DNA contains:
- the LOC133320815 gene encoding uncharacterized protein LOC133320815 isoform X20 encodes MRSVCLAFGILLAFTNASERVQRSYGGGGGGGGGGGFGFGGGGGFGYGGGGGGGGGFGGGLGGGAGLGAGLDVIRSGVHGILDKVHEGLGNIGAGAGGAGGFGGSFGAGLGGSAGGGSGLGGGAGGGIGGGKEKVVYTKSDDGKSGGFAFTGTTGNGGYGGGGGYSSGGGGSGYGGGAGGGSGHSSGHGGGSAGGFGGNGASGSGGLGGGAGGGIGGGAGIGSGHGGSAGGSGGFGGSGSGGFGTGLGGGAGLGGGSGGGHGGSSGGSGSYGGSGSGGLGGGSGGGHGGSSGGSGGYGGSSSGGLGSGSGLGGGAGLGGGAGLGGGAGLGGGAGGGHGGSTGGSGGYGGSGSGGLGSGSGLGGGAGLGGGAGLGGGAGLGGGAGGGHGGSTGGSGGYGGSGSGGLGSGSGLGGGAGLGGGAGLGGGAGIGGGAGLGGGAGLGGGAGGGHGGSSGGSGGYGGSGSGGLGGGAGLGGGAGLGGGAGGGHRGSIGGSGGYGISGSGGLGGGLGGGLGGGLGGNGGIGGGHGFSAGGLSSGGLGGGAGLGGALGAGISGLGGFGGFGGSHGGYGASGGSHGGSSGCGSGSCGGCGSGSCGGHGGAFAKASASASASASAGSYGK; translated from the exons ATGAGATCGGTCTGTTTAGCTTTTGGGATTTTGTTGGCATTTACCAATGCATCTG agaGAGTTCAAAGAAGCTACGGCGGAGGTGGAGGGGGCGGAGGTGGCGGCGGATTCGGTTTTGGTGGCGGAGGCGGATTCGGATATGGAGGTGGAGGTGGCGGCGGAGGTGGATTTGGAGGAGGCCTCGGCGGGGGTGCTGGATTAGGAGCAGGATTGGATGTTATTCGAAGTGGCGTTCATGGTATCCTCGATAAAGTACACGAAGGCCTCGGCAATATCGGCGCTGGTGCAGGTGGAGCCGGCGGTTTTGGAGGAAGTTTTGGAGCTGGTTTAGGAGGAAGTGCTGGAGGTGGTAGTGGCTTAGGAGGAGGAGCCGGCGGGGGCATCGGAGGTGGAAAAGAAAAAGTTGTTTACACCAAGTCTGACGATGGTAAATCCGGTGGATTTGCATTCACTGGAACCACTGGGAACGGTGGATATGGCGGAGGTGGTGGATACAGCAGCGGCGGTGGTGGCAGCGGCTATGGCGGAGGAGCTGGAGGAGGAAGTGGTCATAGCAGCGGACATGGTGGAGGTAGTGCTGGAGGATTCGGAGGTAATGGAGCTTCCGGTAGCGGAGGACTAGGAGGTGGTGCTGGAGGTGGAATTGGAGGAGGTGCTGGGATTGGTAGTGGACATGGAGGAAGTGCCGGAGGTTCTGGAGGTTTTGGAGGTTCTGGCAGCGGAGGATTTGGTACTGGACTGGGAGGTGGCGCTGGTCTAGGAGGTGGGTCTGGAGGTGGACATGGAGGCAGCAGTGGAGGTTCTGGAAGTTATGGAGGTTCTGGTAGCGGAGGACTAGGAGGTGGGTCTGGAGGTGGACATGGAGGCAGCTCTGGAGGTTCTGGAGGTTATGGAGGTTCTAGTAGCGGAGGACTAGGAAGTGGCTCTGGACTAGGAGGTGGCG CTGGACTAGGAGGTGGCGCTGGACTAGGTGGTGGCGCTGGATTAGGAGGTGGTGCTGGAGGTGGACATGGAGGCAGCACTGGAGGTTCTGGAGGTTATGGAGGTTCTGGTAGCGGAGGACTAGGAAGTGGCTCTGGACTAGGAGGTGGCGCTGGACTAGGAGGTGGCGCTGGACTAGGTGGTGGCGCTGGATTAGGAGGTGGTGCTGGAGGTGGACATGGAGGCAGCACTGGAG GTTCTGGAGGTTATGGAGGTTCTGGTAGCGGAGGACTAGGAAGTGGCTCTGGACTAGGAGGTGGCGCTGGACTAGGAGGTGGGGCTGGACTAGGAGGTGGCGCTGGAATAGGAG GTGGCGCTGGACTAGGTGGTGGCGCTGGATTAGGAGGTGGTGCTGGAGGTGGACATGGAGGCAGCAGTGGAGGTTCTGGAGGTTATGGAGGTTCTGGTAGCGGAGGACTAGGAGGTGGCGCTGGACTAGGTGGTGGCGCTGGATTAGGAGGTGGTGCTGGAGGTGGACATAGAGGAAGCATTGGAGGTTCTGGAGGTTATGGAATTTCTGGTAGCGGAGGACTAGGAGGAGGGCTAGGAGGTGGGCTAGGAGGTGGACTTGGTGGTAATGGAGGAATTGGCGGAGGACACGGATTCAGTGCTGGAGGTTTAAGTAGTGGGGGTCTCGGAGGTGGCGCTGGACTAGGTGGCGCACTTGGCGCTGGTATCAGTGGCTTAGGAGGGTTCGGTGGTTTCGGTGGAAGCCATGGAGGTTACGGAGCATCAGGAGGGTCGCATGGTGGTTCAAGTGGATGTGGTTCAGGTTCCTGCGGTGGCTGCGGTTCAGGTTCTTGTGGTGGTCATGGTGGGGCATTTGCCAAAGCGAGCGCCTCTGCTTCTGCCTCAGCCTCAGCAGGTAGTTATGGAAAATAA
- the LOC133320815 gene encoding uncharacterized protein LOC133320815 isoform X27 has protein sequence MRSVCLAFGILLAFTNASERVQRSYGGGGGGGGGGGFGFGGGGGFGYGGGGGGGGGFGGGLGGGAGLGAGLDVIRSGVHGILDKVHEGLGNIGAGAGGAGGFGGSFGAGLGGSAGGGSGLGGGAGGGIGGGKEKVVYTKSDDGKSGGFAFTGTTGNGGYGGGGGYSSGGGGSGYGGGAGGGSGHSSGHGGGSAGGFGGNGASGSGGLGGGAGGGIGGGAGIGSGHGGSAGGSGGFGGSGSGGFGTGLGGGAGLGGGSGGGHGGSSGGSGSYGGSGSGGLGGGSGGGHGGSSGGSGGYGGSSSGGLGSGSGLGGGAGLGGGAGLGGGAGLGGGAGGGHGGSTGGSGGYGGSGSGGLGSGSGLGGGAGLGGGAGLGGGAGLGSGAGLGGGAGGGHGGSTGGSGGSGGYGGSGSGGLGSGAGIGGGAGLGGGAGLGGGAGGGHGGSSGGSGGYGGSGSGGLGGGAGLGGGAGLGGGAGGGHRGSIGGSGGYGISGSGGLGGGLGGGLGGGLGGNGGIGGGHGFSAGGLSSGGLGGGAGLGGALGAGISGLGGFGGFGGSHGGYGASGGSHGGSSGCGSGSCGGCGSGSCGGHGGAFAKASASASASASAGSYGK, from the exons ATGAGATCGGTCTGTTTAGCTTTTGGGATTTTGTTGGCATTTACCAATGCATCTG agaGAGTTCAAAGAAGCTACGGCGGAGGTGGAGGGGGCGGAGGTGGCGGCGGATTCGGTTTTGGTGGCGGAGGCGGATTCGGATATGGAGGTGGAGGTGGCGGCGGAGGTGGATTTGGAGGAGGCCTCGGCGGGGGTGCTGGATTAGGAGCAGGATTGGATGTTATTCGAAGTGGCGTTCATGGTATCCTCGATAAAGTACACGAAGGCCTCGGCAATATCGGCGCTGGTGCAGGTGGAGCCGGCGGTTTTGGAGGAAGTTTTGGAGCTGGTTTAGGAGGAAGTGCTGGAGGTGGTAGTGGCTTAGGAGGAGGAGCCGGCGGGGGCATCGGAGGTGGAAAAGAAAAAGTTGTTTACACCAAGTCTGACGATGGTAAATCCGGTGGATTTGCATTCACTGGAACCACTGGGAACGGTGGATATGGCGGAGGTGGTGGATACAGCAGCGGCGGTGGTGGCAGCGGCTATGGCGGAGGAGCTGGAGGAGGAAGTGGTCATAGCAGCGGACATGGTGGAGGTAGTGCTGGAGGATTCGGAGGTAATGGAGCTTCCGGTAGCGGAGGACTAGGAGGTGGTGCTGGAGGTGGAATTGGAGGAGGTGCTGGGATTGGTAGTGGACATGGAGGAAGTGCCGGAGGTTCTGGAGGTTTTGGAGGTTCTGGCAGCGGAGGATTTGGTACTGGACTGGGAGGTGGCGCTGGTCTAGGAGGTGGGTCTGGAGGTGGACATGGAGGCAGCAGTGGAGGTTCTGGAAGTTATGGAGGTTCTGGTAGCGGAGGACTAGGAGGTGGGTCTGGAGGTGGACATGGAGGCAGCTCTGGAGGTTCTGGAGGTTATGGAGGTTCTAGTAGCGGAGGACTAGGAAGTGGCTCTGGACTAGGAGGTGGCG CTGGACTAGGAGGTGGCGCTGGACTAGGTGGTGGCGCTGGATTAGGAGGTGGTGCTGGAGGTGGACATGGAGGCAGCACTGGAGGTTCTGGAGGTTATGGAGGTTCTGGTAGCGGAGGACTAGGAAGTGGCTCTGGACTAGGAGGTGGCGCTGGACTAGGAG GTGGCGCTGGACTAGGAGGTGGCGCTGGACTAGGTAGTGGCGCTGGATTAGGAGGTGGTGCTGGAGGTGGACATGGAGGCAGCACTGGAGGATCTGGAGGTTCTGGAGGTTATGGAGGTTCTGGTAGCGGAGGACTAGGAA GTGGCGCTGGAATAGGAG GTGGCGCTGGACTAGGTGGTGGCGCTGGATTAGGAGGTGGTGCTGGAGGTGGACATGGAGGCAGCAGTGGAGGTTCTGGAGGTTATGGAGGTTCTGGTAGCGGAGGACTAGGAGGTGGCGCTGGACTAGGTGGTGGCGCTGGATTAGGAGGTGGTGCTGGAGGTGGACATAGAGGAAGCATTGGAGGTTCTGGAGGTTATGGAATTTCTGGTAGCGGAGGACTAGGAGGAGGGCTAGGAGGTGGGCTAGGAGGTGGACTTGGTGGTAATGGAGGAATTGGCGGAGGACACGGATTCAGTGCTGGAGGTTTAAGTAGTGGGGGTCTCGGAGGTGGCGCTGGACTAGGTGGCGCACTTGGCGCTGGTATCAGTGGCTTAGGAGGGTTCGGTGGTTTCGGTGGAAGCCATGGAGGTTACGGAGCATCAGGAGGGTCGCATGGTGGTTCAAGTGGATGTGGTTCAGGTTCCTGCGGTGGCTGCGGTTCAGGTTCTTGTGGTGGTCATGGTGGGGCATTTGCCAAAGCGAGCGCCTCTGCTTCTGCCTCAGCCTCAGCAGGTAGTTATGGAAAATAA
- the LOC133320815 gene encoding uncharacterized protein LOC133320815 isoform X24 produces the protein MRSVCLAFGILLAFTNASERVQRSYGGGGGGGGGGGFGFGGGGGFGYGGGGGGGGGFGGGLGGGAGLGAGLDVIRSGVHGILDKVHEGLGNIGAGAGGAGGFGGSFGAGLGGSAGGGSGLGGGAGGGIGGGKEKVVYTKSDDGKSGGFAFTGTTGNGGYGGGGGYSSGGGGSGYGGGAGGGSGHSSGHGGGSAGGFGGNGASGSGGLGGGAGGGIGGGAGIGSGHGGSAGGSGGFGGSGSGGFGTGLGGGAGLGGGSGGGHGGSSGGSGSYGGSGSGGLGGGSGGGHGGSSGGSGGYGGSSSGGLGSGSGLGGGAGLGGGAGLGGGAGLGGGAGGGHGGSTGGSGGYGGSGSGGLGSGSGLGGGAGLGGGAGLGGGAGLGSGAGLGGGAGGGHGGSTGGSGGSGGYGGSGSGGLGSGAGLGGGAGIGGGAGLGGGAGLGGGAGGGHGGSSGGSGGYGGSGSGGLGGGAGLGGGAGLGGGAGGGHRGSIGGSGGYGISGSGGLGGGLGGGLGGGLGGNGGIGGGHGFSAGGLSSGGLGGGAGLGGALGAGISGLGGFGGFGGSHGGYGASGGSHGGSSGCGSGSCGGCGSGSCGGHGGAFAKASASASASASAGSYGK, from the exons ATGAGATCGGTCTGTTTAGCTTTTGGGATTTTGTTGGCATTTACCAATGCATCTG agaGAGTTCAAAGAAGCTACGGCGGAGGTGGAGGGGGCGGAGGTGGCGGCGGATTCGGTTTTGGTGGCGGAGGCGGATTCGGATATGGAGGTGGAGGTGGCGGCGGAGGTGGATTTGGAGGAGGCCTCGGCGGGGGTGCTGGATTAGGAGCAGGATTGGATGTTATTCGAAGTGGCGTTCATGGTATCCTCGATAAAGTACACGAAGGCCTCGGCAATATCGGCGCTGGTGCAGGTGGAGCCGGCGGTTTTGGAGGAAGTTTTGGAGCTGGTTTAGGAGGAAGTGCTGGAGGTGGTAGTGGCTTAGGAGGAGGAGCCGGCGGGGGCATCGGAGGTGGAAAAGAAAAAGTTGTTTACACCAAGTCTGACGATGGTAAATCCGGTGGATTTGCATTCACTGGAACCACTGGGAACGGTGGATATGGCGGAGGTGGTGGATACAGCAGCGGCGGTGGTGGCAGCGGCTATGGCGGAGGAGCTGGAGGAGGAAGTGGTCATAGCAGCGGACATGGTGGAGGTAGTGCTGGAGGATTCGGAGGTAATGGAGCTTCCGGTAGCGGAGGACTAGGAGGTGGTGCTGGAGGTGGAATTGGAGGAGGTGCTGGGATTGGTAGTGGACATGGAGGAAGTGCCGGAGGTTCTGGAGGTTTTGGAGGTTCTGGCAGCGGAGGATTTGGTACTGGACTGGGAGGTGGCGCTGGTCTAGGAGGTGGGTCTGGAGGTGGACATGGAGGCAGCAGTGGAGGTTCTGGAAGTTATGGAGGTTCTGGTAGCGGAGGACTAGGAGGTGGGTCTGGAGGTGGACATGGAGGCAGCTCTGGAGGTTCTGGAGGTTATGGAGGTTCTAGTAGCGGAGGACTAGGAAGTGGCTCTGGACTAGGAGGTGGCG CTGGACTAGGAGGTGGCGCTGGACTAGGTGGTGGCGCTGGATTAGGAGGTGGTGCTGGAGGTGGACATGGAGGCAGCACTGGAGGTTCTGGAGGTTATGGAGGTTCTGGTAGCGGAGGACTAGGAAGTGGCTCTGGACTAGGAGGTGGCGCTGGACTAGGAG GTGGCGCTGGACTAGGAGGTGGCGCTGGACTAGGTAGTGGCGCTGGATTAGGAGGTGGTGCTGGAGGTGGACATGGAGGCAGCACTGGAGGATCTGGAGGTTCTGGAGGTTATGGAGGTTCTGGTAGCGGAGGACTAGGAA GTGGGGCTGGACTAGGAGGTGGCGCTGGAATAGGAG GTGGCGCTGGACTAGGTGGTGGCGCTGGATTAGGAGGTGGTGCTGGAGGTGGACATGGAGGCAGCAGTGGAGGTTCTGGAGGTTATGGAGGTTCTGGTAGCGGAGGACTAGGAGGTGGCGCTGGACTAGGTGGTGGCGCTGGATTAGGAGGTGGTGCTGGAGGTGGACATAGAGGAAGCATTGGAGGTTCTGGAGGTTATGGAATTTCTGGTAGCGGAGGACTAGGAGGAGGGCTAGGAGGTGGGCTAGGAGGTGGACTTGGTGGTAATGGAGGAATTGGCGGAGGACACGGATTCAGTGCTGGAGGTTTAAGTAGTGGGGGTCTCGGAGGTGGCGCTGGACTAGGTGGCGCACTTGGCGCTGGTATCAGTGGCTTAGGAGGGTTCGGTGGTTTCGGTGGAAGCCATGGAGGTTACGGAGCATCAGGAGGGTCGCATGGTGGTTCAAGTGGATGTGGTTCAGGTTCCTGCGGTGGCTGCGGTTCAGGTTCTTGTGGTGGTCATGGTGGGGCATTTGCCAAAGCGAGCGCCTCTGCTTCTGCCTCAGCCTCAGCAGGTAGTTATGGAAAATAA
- the LOC133320815 gene encoding uncharacterized protein LOC133320815 isoform X19 → MRSVCLAFGILLAFTNASERVQRSYGGGGGGGGGGGFGFGGGGGFGYGGGGGGGGGFGGGLGGGAGLGAGLDVIRSGVHGILDKVHEGLGNIGAGAGGAGGFGGSFGAGLGGSAGGGSGLGGGAGGGIGGGKEKVVYTKSDDGKSGGFAFTGTTGNGGYGGGGGYSSGGGGSGYGGGAGGGSGHSSGHGGGSAGGFGGNGASGSGGLGGGAGGGIGGGAGIGSGHGGSAGGSGGFGGSGSGGFGTGLGGGAGLGGGSGGGHGGSSGGSGSYGGSGSGGLGGGSGGGHGGSSGGSGGYGGSSSGGLGSGSGLGGGAGLGGGAGLGGGAGLGGGAGGGHGGSTGGSGGYGGSGSGGLGSGSGLGGGAGLGGGAGLGGGAGLGSGAGLGGGAGGGHGGSTGGSGGSGGYGGSGSGGLGSGSGLGGGAGLGGGAGLGGGAGIGGGAGGGHGGSSGGSGGYGGSGSGGLGGGAGLGGGAGLGGGAGLGGGAGGGHRGSIGGSGGYGISGSGGLGGGLGGGLGGGLGGNGGIGGGHGFSAGGLSSGGLGGGAGLGGALGAGISGLGGFGGFGGSHGGYGASGGSHGGSSGCGSGSCGGCGSGSCGGHGGAFAKASASASASASAGSYGK, encoded by the exons ATGAGATCGGTCTGTTTAGCTTTTGGGATTTTGTTGGCATTTACCAATGCATCTG agaGAGTTCAAAGAAGCTACGGCGGAGGTGGAGGGGGCGGAGGTGGCGGCGGATTCGGTTTTGGTGGCGGAGGCGGATTCGGATATGGAGGTGGAGGTGGCGGCGGAGGTGGATTTGGAGGAGGCCTCGGCGGGGGTGCTGGATTAGGAGCAGGATTGGATGTTATTCGAAGTGGCGTTCATGGTATCCTCGATAAAGTACACGAAGGCCTCGGCAATATCGGCGCTGGTGCAGGTGGAGCCGGCGGTTTTGGAGGAAGTTTTGGAGCTGGTTTAGGAGGAAGTGCTGGAGGTGGTAGTGGCTTAGGAGGAGGAGCCGGCGGGGGCATCGGAGGTGGAAAAGAAAAAGTTGTTTACACCAAGTCTGACGATGGTAAATCCGGTGGATTTGCATTCACTGGAACCACTGGGAACGGTGGATATGGCGGAGGTGGTGGATACAGCAGCGGCGGTGGTGGCAGCGGCTATGGCGGAGGAGCTGGAGGAGGAAGTGGTCATAGCAGCGGACATGGTGGAGGTAGTGCTGGAGGATTCGGAGGTAATGGAGCTTCCGGTAGCGGAGGACTAGGAGGTGGTGCTGGAGGTGGAATTGGAGGAGGTGCTGGGATTGGTAGTGGACATGGAGGAAGTGCCGGAGGTTCTGGAGGTTTTGGAGGTTCTGGCAGCGGAGGATTTGGTACTGGACTGGGAGGTGGCGCTGGTCTAGGAGGTGGGTCTGGAGGTGGACATGGAGGCAGCAGTGGAGGTTCTGGAAGTTATGGAGGTTCTGGTAGCGGAGGACTAGGAGGTGGGTCTGGAGGTGGACATGGAGGCAGCTCTGGAGGTTCTGGAGGTTATGGAGGTTCTAGTAGCGGAGGACTAGGAAGTGGCTCTGGACTAGGAGGTGGCG CTGGACTAGGAGGTGGCGCTGGACTAGGTGGTGGCGCTGGATTAGGAGGTGGTGCTGGAGGTGGACATGGAGGCAGCACTGGAGGTTCTGGAGGTTATGGAGGTTCTGGTAGCGGAGGACTAGGAAGTGGCTCTGGACTAGGAGGTGGCGCTGGACTAGGAG GTGGCGCTGGACTAGGAGGTGGCGCTGGACTAGGTAGTGGCGCTGGATTAGGAGGTGGTGCTGGAGGTGGACATGGAGGCAGCACTGGAGGATCTGGAGGTTCTGGAGGTTATGGAGGTTCTGGTAGCGGAGGACTAGGAAGTGGCTCTGGACTAGGAGGTGGCGCTGGACTAGGAGGTGGGGCTGGACTAGGAGGTGGCGCTGGAATAGGAGGTGGCGCTGGAGGTGGACATGGAGGCAGCAGTGGAGGTTCTGGAGGTTATGGAGGTTCTGGCAGCGGAGGACTAGGAGGTGGCGCTGGACTAG GAGGTGGCGCTGGACTAGGTGGTGGCGCTGGATTAGGAGGTGGTGCTGGAGGTGGACATAGAGGAAGCATTGGAGGTTCTGGAGGTTATGGAATTTCTGGTAGCGGAGGACTAGGAGGAGGGCTAGGAGGTGGGCTAGGAGGTGGACTTGGTGGTAATGGAGGAATTGGCGGAGGACACGGATTCAGTGCTGGAGGTTTAAGTAGTGGGGGTCTCGGAGGTGGCGCTGGACTAGGTGGCGCACTTGGCGCTGGTATCAGTGGCTTAGGAGGGTTCGGTGGTTTCGGTGGAAGCCATGGAGGTTACGGAGCATCAGGAGGGTCGCATGGTGGTTCAAGTGGATGTGGTTCAGGTTCCTGCGGTGGCTGCGGTTCAGGTTCTTGTGGTGGTCATGGTGGGGCATTTGCCAAAGCGAGCGCCTCTGCTTCTGCCTCAGCCTCAGCAGGTAGTTATGGAAAATAA
- the LOC133320815 gene encoding uncharacterized protein LOC133320815 isoform X28 has product MRSVCLAFGILLAFTNASERVQRSYGGGGGGGGGGGFGFGGGGGFGYGGGGGGGGGFGGGLGGGAGLGAGLDVIRSGVHGILDKVHEGLGNIGAGAGGAGGFGGSFGAGLGGSAGGGSGLGGGAGGGIGGGKEKVVYTKSDDGKSGGFAFTGTTGNGGYGGGGGYSSGGGGSGYGGGAGGGSGHSSGHGGGSAGGFGGNGASGSGGLGGGAGGGIGGGAGIGSGHGGSAGGSGGFGGSGSGGFGTGLGGGAGLGGGSGGGHGGSSGGSGSYGGSGSGGLGGGSGGGHGGSSGGSGGYGGSSSGGLGSGSGLGGGAGLGGGAGLGGGAGLGGGAGGGHGGSTGGSGGYGGSGSGGLGSGSGLGGGAGLGGGAGLGGGAGLGSGAGLGGGAGGGHGGSTGGSGGSGGYGGSGSGGLGSGSGLGGGAGGGHGGSSGGSGGYGGSGSGGLGGGAGLGGGAGLGGGAGLGGGAGLGGGAGGGHRGSIGGSGGYGISGSGGLGGGLGGGLGGGLGGNGGIGGGHGFSAGGLSSGGLGGGAGLGGALGAGISGLGGFGGFGGSHGGYGASGGSHGGSSGCGSGSCGGCGSGSCGGHGGAFAKASASASASASAGSYGK; this is encoded by the exons ATGAGATCGGTCTGTTTAGCTTTTGGGATTTTGTTGGCATTTACCAATGCATCTG agaGAGTTCAAAGAAGCTACGGCGGAGGTGGAGGGGGCGGAGGTGGCGGCGGATTCGGTTTTGGTGGCGGAGGCGGATTCGGATATGGAGGTGGAGGTGGCGGCGGAGGTGGATTTGGAGGAGGCCTCGGCGGGGGTGCTGGATTAGGAGCAGGATTGGATGTTATTCGAAGTGGCGTTCATGGTATCCTCGATAAAGTACACGAAGGCCTCGGCAATATCGGCGCTGGTGCAGGTGGAGCCGGCGGTTTTGGAGGAAGTTTTGGAGCTGGTTTAGGAGGAAGTGCTGGAGGTGGTAGTGGCTTAGGAGGAGGAGCCGGCGGGGGCATCGGAGGTGGAAAAGAAAAAGTTGTTTACACCAAGTCTGACGATGGTAAATCCGGTGGATTTGCATTCACTGGAACCACTGGGAACGGTGGATATGGCGGAGGTGGTGGATACAGCAGCGGCGGTGGTGGCAGCGGCTATGGCGGAGGAGCTGGAGGAGGAAGTGGTCATAGCAGCGGACATGGTGGAGGTAGTGCTGGAGGATTCGGAGGTAATGGAGCTTCCGGTAGCGGAGGACTAGGAGGTGGTGCTGGAGGTGGAATTGGAGGAGGTGCTGGGATTGGTAGTGGACATGGAGGAAGTGCCGGAGGTTCTGGAGGTTTTGGAGGTTCTGGCAGCGGAGGATTTGGTACTGGACTGGGAGGTGGCGCTGGTCTAGGAGGTGGGTCTGGAGGTGGACATGGAGGCAGCAGTGGAGGTTCTGGAAGTTATGGAGGTTCTGGTAGCGGAGGACTAGGAGGTGGGTCTGGAGGTGGACATGGAGGCAGCTCTGGAGGTTCTGGAGGTTATGGAGGTTCTAGTAGCGGAGGACTAGGAAGTGGCTCTGGACTAGGAGGTGGCG CTGGACTAGGAGGTGGCGCTGGACTAGGTGGTGGCGCTGGATTAGGAGGTGGTGCTGGAGGTGGACATGGAGGCAGCACTGGAGGTTCTGGAGGTTATGGAGGTTCTGGTAGCGGAGGACTAGGAAGTGGCTCTGGACTAGGAGGTGGCGCTGGACTAGGAG GTGGCGCTGGACTAGGAGGTGGCGCTGGACTAGGTAGTGGCGCTGGATTAGGAGGTGGTGCTGGAGGTGGACATGGAGGCAGCACTGGAGGATCTGGAGGTTCTGGAGGTTATGGAGGTTCTGGTAGCGGAGGACTAGGAAGTGGCTCTGGACTAGGAG GTGGCGCTGGAGGTGGACATGGAGGCAGCAGTGGAGGTTCTGGAGGTTATGGAGGTTCTGGCAGCGGAGGACTAGGAGGTGGCGCTGGACTAGGTGGTGGCGCTGGATTAGGAG GTGGCGCTGGACTAGGTGGTGGCGCTGGATTAGGAGGTGGTGCTGGAGGTGGACATAGAGGAAGCATTGGAGGTTCTGGAGGTTATGGAATTTCTGGTAGCGGAGGACTAGGAGGAGGGCTAGGAGGTGGGCTAGGAGGTGGACTTGGTGGTAATGGAGGAATTGGCGGAGGACACGGATTCAGTGCTGGAGGTTTAAGTAGTGGGGGTCTCGGAGGTGGCGCTGGACTAGGTGGCGCACTTGGCGCTGGTATCAGTGGCTTAGGAGGGTTCGGTGGTTTCGGTGGAAGCCATGGAGGTTACGGAGCATCAGGAGGGTCGCATGGTGGTTCAAGTGGATGTGGTTCAGGTTCCTGCGGTGGCTGCGGTTCAGGTTCTTGTGGTGGTCATGGTGGGGCATTTGCCAAAGCGAGCGCCTCTGCTTCTGCCTCAGCCTCAGCAGGTAGTTATGGAAAATAA